A section of the Enterococcus montenegrensis genome encodes:
- a CDS encoding ABC transporter substrate-binding protein, with amino-acid sequence MKKYQKITTGLVLLASLLLFAGCGTENKESTQKESRTLTDQLDHKVEIPNNPKRIIGSYLEDYLVALGEKPVAQWTVGGGSRQDYLRKDLKDVPLINYDLPYEDVLSYEPDLLLIESNGLVEGGKYDKYAKIAPTYVVKNGEKVTWQAKLTDVANVLNKQKEGKKIITDYEKLVAETKKDYAKKIEGKSVAVLWVTNNSAFMVADTRSSGDLLYQQLGFKVPNLTKEISEKATSDWSAVSLEKLAQIDCDYLILVNSDKKAAMFKDPLWQNIPAVKNGNLWEFGPEKSWLYNGPIAYQKMIEDVKAKLK; translated from the coding sequence ATGAAGAAGTATCAAAAAATTACCACCGGTTTAGTATTATTAGCTAGTCTTTTATTATTTGCAGGTTGTGGGACGGAAAATAAAGAGTCCACTCAAAAAGAAAGTCGGACACTGACCGATCAATTGGATCATAAAGTTGAAATTCCCAATAATCCCAAGCGAATTATTGGCAGTTATTTAGAAGATTACCTAGTAGCATTAGGAGAAAAACCAGTTGCCCAATGGACTGTTGGGGGTGGATCTCGTCAAGATTATTTGCGTAAGGATCTAAAAGATGTTCCTTTAATTAATTATGACTTACCTTATGAAGATGTTTTATCCTATGAACCGGATTTATTATTAATTGAATCAAACGGTTTAGTCGAAGGGGGAAAATACGATAAATACGCCAAAATTGCTCCAACCTATGTTGTTAAAAATGGCGAAAAAGTTACTTGGCAAGCTAAATTAACTGACGTTGCCAATGTCTTGAACAAACAAAAAGAAGGCAAAAAAATCATTACGGACTATGAAAAATTAGTAGCTGAAACTAAAAAAGATTATGCCAAAAAAATAGAAGGTAAATCTGTCGCTGTTTTGTGGGTAACCAATAACTCTGCTTTTATGGTTGCTGACACACGTTCCAGCGGTGATCTGTTGTATCAACAATTAGGCTTCAAGGTCCCGAATCTAACCAAAGAAATCAGCGAAAAGGCAACTTCAGATTGGTCGGCGGTTTCACTAGAAAAATTAGCCCAAATTGATTGTGACTATTTAATTCTTGTTAATAGTGACAAAAAAGCGGCAATGTTCAAAGATCCTTTATGGCAAAATATTCCCGCAGTAAAAAATGGGAATTTATGGGAATTTGGCCCTGAAAAAAGCTGGTTGTATAATGGCCCCATCGCGTATCAAAAGATGATTGAAGATGTCAAAGCAAAACTAAAATAA
- a CDS encoding AI-2E family transporter produces MKLYHNFVANLKLRRYVVLLSIIFLLYFARSLMTPILLTFIFTYLAIHFVQLVQRLIKIKPIFIVVALYGGTLLLLYIALTNYIPILFHQTWHMVDTVIDFYDNQPTNSNQFLDWILQYVQRSEFLDQLKGGASFIIGYLHDFGKLAVSLALSFLLSFFFTVELKKVKDFSKLFFTSDFGWFFQDIFYFAQKFINTFGVVLEAQFFIAIVNTVITVIGLAIMGFHQLPSLGLMVFLFSLIPVAGAIISSIPLSFIAYSQGGMWDLIFILFMILGIHILEAYVLNPKFMSSRTELPIFYTFVILLVAERLFGIWGLIVGIPIFTFFLDVMKVKKIPHSET; encoded by the coding sequence TTGAAACTTTATCATAATTTTGTTGCCAATCTTAAATTAAGACGCTATGTTGTGTTGTTGAGCATCATTTTTTTACTTTATTTTGCCCGTAGTCTTATGACACCAATCTTATTAACCTTTATTTTCACCTATTTGGCTATTCATTTTGTACAATTGGTCCAACGCTTGATCAAAATTAAACCCATTTTTATCGTGGTTGCCTTATATGGTGGAACACTATTACTTTTGTATATTGCCTTAACCAACTATATCCCAATCTTATTTCACCAAACTTGGCACATGGTCGATACGGTCATAGACTTCTACGACAACCAACCGACTAATTCCAATCAATTCCTCGACTGGATTTTACAATACGTCCAACGGAGTGAATTTCTTGACCAATTAAAAGGCGGCGCCAGCTTTATCATTGGGTACCTCCACGATTTTGGCAAACTCGCTGTTTCGCTAGCTTTATCTTTTTTACTGAGCTTCTTTTTTACCGTTGAATTAAAGAAAGTAAAAGATTTCTCAAAATTATTTTTTACTAGTGATTTTGGCTGGTTTTTTCAAGATATATTTTACTTTGCCCAAAAATTTATTAACACTTTTGGCGTCGTTTTAGAAGCACAATTTTTTATTGCTATCGTAAACACCGTTATTACAGTTATCGGCTTAGCCATTATGGGATTTCATCAACTACCAAGTTTGGGCTTAATGGTCTTCTTATTTAGTCTCATCCCTGTTGCTGGAGCCATTATTTCAAGTATTCCGCTGTCATTTATTGCCTATTCACAAGGGGGAATGTGGGACTTAATTTTTATCTTATTCATGATTCTTGGCATCCATATTCTAGAAGCCTATGTCTTAAATCCCAAATTTATGTCAAGCCGTACAGAATTACCCATCTTTTACACCTTTGTGATTCTCTTAGTGGCAGAGCGCCTTTTTGGAATTTGGGGCTTGATTGTTGGCATCCCAATTTTTACTTTCTTCTTAGATGTTATGAAAGTCAAAAAAATTCCGCATTCAGAAACTTGA
- a CDS encoding ABC transporter ATP-binding protein: protein MTTLEAKGITVGYQKQIIIESLSLQLPVGKIIGLIGPNGSGKSTLLKTLARIMQPQKGVVNLNGVSIKTLPTKEVAQQIALLAQNTEQNLELTVRELVSYGRFPYQKGLRQLDQKDQEAINWALSATGLENLAQRSLQALSGGQRQRVWLAMALAQDTDILILDEPTTFLDPAHQLEILQLLQKINQKYQKTIVMSIHDLNLASRFSDILIGLKQGQIIANGTPQNVMTTEILAQLFAIKAELTVDIKTEKPLLMNYELQETEDED, encoded by the coding sequence ATGACTACCTTGGAAGCAAAAGGGATAACTGTTGGTTATCAAAAACAAATTATTATTGAATCGTTGTCGCTCCAATTACCAGTAGGAAAAATAATTGGTTTAATTGGACCAAATGGCAGTGGCAAGTCGACACTATTAAAAACATTGGCGCGAATTATGCAGCCACAAAAAGGGGTAGTAAATCTAAATGGTGTCAGTATCAAAACGTTACCGACAAAAGAAGTGGCACAGCAGATCGCCTTACTTGCACAAAACACGGAACAAAATCTTGAGTTGACAGTTAGAGAATTAGTTTCTTACGGACGTTTTCCCTATCAAAAGGGACTGCGACAATTGGATCAAAAAGATCAAGAGGCAATTAATTGGGCACTTTCTGCAACCGGCCTTGAAAATCTAGCCCAACGTTCATTACAAGCTCTCTCGGGTGGACAGCGGCAACGTGTTTGGTTGGCAATGGCATTAGCACAAGATACAGATATTTTGATTTTGGATGAACCAACAACTTTTTTAGATCCAGCTCATCAGTTGGAAATTTTACAACTACTTCAAAAAATCAATCAAAAGTATCAAAAAACGATTGTCATGTCTATCCACGATTTAAATTTGGCTTCCCGTTTTTCTGATATCCTAATTGGTTTAAAACAAGGTCAAATTATAGCTAATGGGACACCACAAAACGTCATGACCACTGAAATTTTGGCGCAATTATTTGCCATTAAGGCGGAATTAACAGTAGATATCAAAACGGAAAAACCGCTTTTAATGAATTATGAATTGCAGGAGACAGAAGATGAAGATTAG
- a CDS encoding FecCD family ABC transporter permease, which yields MKISRFVLAWGFLIIAAFLVLFLSLTNGAADISIREIISAFFHFDKNNQAQQIIVNLRLPRIIGAFFVGSAFALSGAVMQGVTRNPLADAGLLGINSGASLGLALVFILWPKASINQTIWFSFAGAFLAAFLIFLVSRRSVTTLTPTRLVLAGVAISSLFTALSQALSLLFDLQQDIAFWFVGGVANITWEQLKQVWLLYLIAVTGILFLAGGINLLLLGDDNALALGKKPWRIRFFTLLFVVILAGIAVALVGPISFIGLMVPHVLRYFTGDNYRRLLPLVLVGGGLFVVLADLLARLLNPPFETPLGLLITIVGVPFLLLKIWRSRA from the coding sequence ATGAAGATTAGTCGTTTTGTTTTGGCCTGGGGATTTTTAATAATCGCGGCTTTTTTAGTTCTATTTTTATCATTAACAAATGGAGCTGCTGATATTTCTATTCGTGAAATTATAAGTGCTTTTTTTCACTTTGATAAAAACAATCAAGCCCAACAAATAATCGTGAATTTACGTTTACCTCGCATTATCGGTGCTTTTTTTGTGGGAAGTGCATTTGCTTTAAGTGGAGCAGTTATGCAAGGGGTGACTAGAAATCCACTAGCTGATGCTGGTTTATTAGGAATTAACAGCGGTGCTTCGTTAGGCTTGGCGCTTGTTTTTATTTTGTGGCCCAAGGCTTCAATTAATCAAACAATTTGGTTTTCTTTTGCGGGTGCTTTTTTAGCCGCCTTTTTAATTTTTTTGGTCAGCCGCCGTTCTGTTACCACCTTGACACCAACGCGTCTTGTGTTGGCCGGGGTGGCGATTAGCAGTCTTTTTACCGCACTTAGTCAGGCATTGTCGCTTTTGTTTGATTTGCAACAAGATATTGCCTTTTGGTTTGTTGGTGGAGTCGCCAATATTACTTGGGAGCAATTAAAACAAGTTTGGCTGCTTTACTTAATTGCAGTAACAGGCATTTTGTTTCTTGCCGGGGGCATTAATTTATTACTTTTAGGGGATGACAATGCATTAGCTTTAGGAAAAAAACCGTGGCGTATTCGTTTTTTTACTTTACTATTTGTCGTTATTTTGGCTGGAATTGCGGTGGCACTTGTTGGCCCCATCAGTTTTATCGGACTGATGGTCCCTCATGTCTTGCGCTATTTTACAGGAGATAATTATCGCCGTTTATTGCCATTAGTTTTGGTTGGCGGGGGGCTGTTTGTAGTGCTAGCGGATTTATTGGCCCGCCTTTTAAATCCGCCATTTGAAACACCTTTGGGACTTTTGATTACAATTGTCGGGGTTCCATTTTTACTCCTAAAGATTTGGAGGAGTCGAGCGTGA
- a CDS encoding 5-formyltetrahydrofolate cyclo-ligase, translating into MDKKELRQKGIAKLQELALHKGKKQEKETIILQLLFASRLWQEANCIAAIRATDIELDTQPIFQRAFQEGKQMVAPKALQNRLLTFHPVVEDTSYHVSNFGVQEPLVTDTVAKDEIDLLIVPGIVFSSRGYRIGFGGGYYDRFLMDYKGQTVSLVFNEQIVEDWQPEKFDLPVKKIITDYRSEVVYE; encoded by the coding sequence TTGGATAAAAAAGAGTTACGCCAAAAAGGAATTGCTAAGTTGCAAGAATTAGCTCTTCATAAAGGTAAAAAACAAGAAAAAGAAACCATTATTTTGCAATTGTTATTTGCCAGTCGTCTATGGCAAGAGGCAAATTGTATTGCAGCTATCCGTGCAACGGACATAGAATTAGACACGCAGCCAATTTTTCAACGAGCTTTTCAAGAAGGTAAACAAATGGTTGCTCCAAAAGCTTTACAAAATCGTTTATTGACTTTTCATCCGGTTGTTGAAGATACAAGCTATCACGTTTCTAATTTTGGTGTACAAGAACCACTAGTAACTGATACAGTGGCAAAAGATGAAATTGATTTATTAATAGTTCCTGGCATCGTTTTTTCAAGTCGCGGTTATCGCATTGGTTTTGGTGGCGGGTATTACGATCGCTTTTTAATGGATTATAAAGGACAGACGGTTAGTTTGGTTTTTAACGAGCAGATTGTTGAGGATTGGCAGCCTGAGAAATTTGATCTTCCGGTAAAAAAAATAATTACGGATTATAGAAGTGAGGTTGTTTATGAATAA
- a CDS encoding rhomboid family intramembrane serine protease yields the protein MNNEWKMTLKRWLNRPVVTYSFLAIQTVVYLLMFIPSLQIEARGVMFGPFVAYLHQYWRFITPIFIHFSLTHFAVNSIVLYFIGQQVEAIYGHWRFFVLYLLSGVMGNAVSFAFNNAGIRSAGSSTSIFGVFGAFLLLGYYFRNNPAVQGMVRQFALFVGLSLLFGIFDQSIDIWGHIGGVIGGLLLGNVVALPQNHGRFSIHTRVICGVVFVFLFVICLLYGLKKYGLPV from the coding sequence ATGAATAACGAATGGAAAATGACATTAAAACGCTGGCTTAATCGGCCGGTTGTTACGTACAGCTTTTTAGCAATTCAAACAGTCGTTTATTTGCTTATGTTTATTCCCAGTCTACAAATTGAAGCTCGTGGTGTGATGTTTGGACCTTTTGTCGCCTATCTTCACCAATACTGGCGCTTTATAACACCGATATTTATCCACTTTTCACTGACCCATTTTGCTGTTAATTCAATTGTATTATATTTTATTGGGCAGCAAGTTGAAGCCATCTATGGCCATTGGCGTTTTTTTGTCTTGTATTTATTAAGTGGCGTGATGGGAAATGCAGTCAGTTTTGCATTTAATAACGCAGGCATCCGTTCAGCTGGTAGTAGCACTTCAATTTTTGGTGTCTTCGGGGCCTTTTTGTTATTAGGATATTATTTCCGCAATAATCCGGCTGTGCAAGGCATGGTCAGACAATTTGCCCTTTTTGTTGGTCTTAGTTTATTATTTGGTATTTTTGATCAATCGATTGATATCTGGGGACATATCGGCGGTGTTATCGGTGGGCTATTGTTAGGTAATGTCGTAGCGCTACCACAAAATCACGGTCGTTTTTCAATTCATACAAGAGTCATTTGCGGTGTTGTTTTTGTATTTCTTTTCGTGATTTGTCTTTTATATGGTTTAAAAAAATATGGATTGCCTGTATAA
- a CDS encoding FecCD family ABC transporter permease encodes MKKKYVYGIVLGLLLILLWLSVILGRQILTLNDILLLIRGKASNALQLTVFELRLPRTILAVLGGAGLGAAGYLLQGVTRNDLADASLLGINSGAGFFVLIYLGFFAQGSGFLLPLLALAGGLIAVFAVYGIAYQKGPFLTLDKLLLAGIAVNAGFGALTLLGTIKVAPDRYRFVTNWLAGSLWGTNWSYVFILLSWLILLLGVTFRQLPYLDLLQLNDEQAFSIGVKVRSVRLRFLFLGAAIAASCVAFCGNLAFVGLLAPHIAKTLVKGRAQQRFPLTLLIGSVIVLAADTLGRLLLTGGELPAGVMIAICGAPYFLILLVQKLKV; translated from the coding sequence GTGAAAAAAAAATATGTGTATGGCATTGTCCTTGGTTTACTCCTTATTTTACTTTGGCTGAGCGTTATACTTGGACGTCAAATTTTAACTTTGAATGATATTTTATTATTGATCAGAGGAAAGGCTAGTAATGCATTGCAATTAACAGTTTTTGAGTTGCGGCTACCGCGAACTATTTTAGCTGTTTTAGGTGGTGCTGGCCTGGGCGCAGCGGGATATTTATTGCAAGGTGTGACCCGTAACGATTTAGCAGATGCATCTTTACTGGGAATTAATAGTGGTGCCGGTTTTTTTGTACTGATTTATCTTGGCTTTTTTGCTCAAGGGAGTGGCTTTTTGCTGCCGCTATTAGCATTAGCAGGTGGTTTGATTGCGGTCTTTGCAGTATATGGGATTGCCTATCAAAAAGGCCCGTTTTTAACTTTGGATAAATTATTATTGGCAGGGATTGCTGTGAACGCTGGTTTTGGCGCTTTGACTTTATTGGGCACGATTAAAGTGGCACCAGATCGCTATCGTTTTGTAACAAATTGGCTTGCGGGATCGTTATGGGGGACAAACTGGAGTTATGTTTTTATTTTACTCAGCTGGCTTATCCTTTTACTTGGGGTCACATTCAGACAGTTGCCTTATTTAGACTTATTGCAGTTAAACGATGAGCAGGCTTTCAGCATAGGTGTAAAAGTTCGCAGCGTTCGCCTTCGTTTTTTATTTTTAGGGGCGGCGATAGCAGCAAGTTGCGTAGCATTTTGCGGAAACTTAGCTTTTGTTGGACTTTTGGCACCTCATATTGCGAAGACATTAGTAAAAGGGCGAGCGCAACAACGTTTTCCATTAACTTTATTGATTGGTTCTGTAATTGTTTTAGCCGCTGATACCTTAGGCAGATTACTTTTAACTGGTGGTGAATTACCTGCAGGCGTAATGATTGCCATTTGTGGTGCACCTTATTTCTTGATTTTATTGGTGCAAAAGCTCAAGGTATAA
- a CDS encoding zinc-dependent alcohol dehydrogenase family protein — protein MNNQQLYFDSFGQPARVIQMKDKQLTSLNEGKILVEMLYAPINPSDLIPITGAYAHRTPLPSLIGYEGVGLVRRVHNESDKHLLNKRVLPLRGEGTWQKFVVTQADYAIVVPEEIDSITASQAYINPVTAWVLCVEEFKLKKDDFLIINAANSSIGKSFIQLAKILGFKLICVVRNEKARKELEKLGLFFVVNSAKEDIKDTVTKITNKKGVQAAVDSIGGQQGNILAECVTAGGKFRTIGLLSGEQVDWQFLTTQLDISVEIFHLRHWLDRITNAKWQQTFTEIFYYLKSGLWHLPRPSAFYSLIQFKQAIADFEQSGKNGKVLFDFCDNIKA, from the coding sequence ATGAATAATCAACAACTTTATTTTGATTCATTTGGTCAACCAGCTAGAGTTATTCAAATGAAAGATAAGCAGCTTACAAGTTTGAATGAGGGGAAAATTTTAGTTGAGATGTTGTATGCACCAATCAATCCATCTGATCTAATCCCAATAACTGGTGCCTATGCCCACCGAACCCCTTTACCCAGCCTTATTGGCTATGAAGGTGTGGGACTTGTCCGACGTGTGCACAATGAGTCAGATAAGCACTTGTTAAATAAACGAGTCTTACCTTTACGAGGAGAGGGAACTTGGCAGAAATTTGTAGTGACACAGGCGGATTATGCAATCGTGGTTCCTGAAGAAATTGATTCCATCACTGCCAGTCAGGCTTATATCAATCCGGTTACGGCCTGGGTGTTGTGTGTGGAGGAATTTAAGTTAAAAAAAGATGATTTCTTAATCATCAACGCTGCAAATTCTTCAATCGGTAAATCATTTATCCAACTTGCAAAAATACTAGGATTTAAATTGATTTGCGTAGTACGAAATGAGAAGGCGCGAAAAGAGCTAGAAAAACTTGGCCTGTTTTTTGTTGTGAATTCAGCTAAAGAGGATATAAAAGATACCGTCACAAAAATAACCAATAAAAAAGGGGTTCAGGCTGCAGTGGACTCTATTGGTGGTCAACAAGGCAATATTTTGGCTGAGTGTGTAACAGCAGGAGGAAAGTTTCGTACAATAGGATTGTTGTCAGGAGAGCAGGTTGATTGGCAGTTTTTGACTACTCAGTTGGATATTTCGGTAGAAATTTTTCATTTGCGTCATTGGCTAGACCGTATCACAAATGCCAAATGGCAGCAGACTTTTACAGAAATTTTTTATTACTTGAAAAGTGGACTTTGGCATTTACCACGACCTTCAGCATTTTATTCATTGATACAATTCAAACAAGCAATTGCAGACTTTGAGCAATCAGGCAAAAACGGAAAAGTGCTTTTTGATTTTTGTGATAACATAAAAGCATAA